One window of the Colletotrichum destructivum chromosome 6, complete sequence genome contains the following:
- a CDS encoding Putative major facilitator superfamily, MFS transporter superfamily, with the protein MATNKPLDDGNVSAGVVGGEANSINRVDTANDDADFQKIPKMDKVDEFGAHAKTDPKEIALVKKLDAYIIPILWLMYLFNFLDRNAIINARLNGLEKDLGLVGTQYNTCVSILFVGYICGQIPSNMILSRVRPSWYMAGFCMAWSVVSLLTFKVNSYSGMIACRFFLGITEAPFYPGALYIISMFYTRKEVATRMSLFYTGNMLASSFSGLIAAGIFAGLDGSMGLAGWQWLFIIQGAVSIGVAVAALFLLPDHPLTTRWLTPEQRQLAHNRIYIDTTGRREGTSVWTGLRDACVDWRTWAFCLMYHLHLAANGFQNFLPTVMQTLGYSTTVTLALTCPPYILAAAVGILVSWTSGRYNERTWHITVLKSIVIGGFVVAVATLNIAARLVGIVFFVGATFGINNLILGWASSTLGQTDEKKAVSIAMCNTLGSIASIYTPYLWPSSGSPRYLTAWIASIAFSVGVIVIAWWLRISLQRKNKKTREQHPEETNFYVY; encoded by the exons ATGGCCACCAACAAacctctcgacgacggcaatgTGTCGGCCGGGGTCGTGGGAGGAGAGGCGAACTCGATCAACCGTGTCGACACCGCGAACGACGACGCAGACTTCCAGAAGATCCCCAAGATGGACAAGGTGGACGAGTTCGGAGCACACGCCAAGACGGACCCAAAGGAGATTGCACTCGTgaagaagctcgacgccTACATCATC CCCATCCTGTGGCTGATGTACCTGTTCAACTTTCTGGACCGAAACGCCATCATTAACGCCAGGCTGAACGGCCTAGAGAAGGACCTTGGCTTGGTCGGGACCCAGTACAACACATGTGTGTCCATTTTGTTTGTAGG GTATATCTGTGGTCAGATCCCATCCAACATGATTCTCAGCAGGGTGCGGCCGTCCTGGTACATGGCTG GGTTCTGTATGGCTTGGTCGGTGGTCAGTCTCTTGACGTTCAAGGTCAATAGCTACAGCGGAATGATTGCCTgccgcttcttcttgggtaTCACCGAAGCTCCT TTCTACCCCGGAGCGCTCTACATCATCAGCATGTTCTACACCAGAAAAGAGGTCGCGACGCGGATGTCCCTATTTTATACGGGGAACATGCTGGCAAGCTCGTTCTCGGGGCTCATCGCGGCAGGCATCTTCGCCGGGCTTGACGGGTCTATGGGCCTCGCGGGCTGGCAGTG GCTGTTCATCATCCAAGGCGCCGTGtccatcggcgtcgccgtcgccgcgctgTTCCTCCTCCCGGACCACCCGCTCACGACACGCTGGCTGACGCCCGAGCAGAGGCAGCTCGCCCACAACCGCATTTACATCGACACCACCGGCCGCCGCGAAGGGACGAGCGTGTGGACCGGCCTGCGCGACGCGTGCGTCGACTGGCGCACCTGGGCCTTCTGCCTCATGTACCACCTCCACCTCGCGGCCAACGGCTTCCAGAACTTCCTCCCGACCGTCATGCAGACCCTGGGCTACAGCACGACCGTCACCCTGGCGCTGACGTGCCCGCCGTacatcctcgccgcggcggtcGGCATCCTGGTCTCCTGGACGTCCGGCCGCTACAACGAGCGGACGTGGCACATCACCGTCCTAAagtccatcgtcatcggcggcttcgtcgtcgccgtggccACGCTCAACATCGCGGCGCGCCTggtcggcatcgtcttcttcgtgGGCGCCACGTTTGGGATCAACAACCTGATCCTCGGCTGGGCCTCCAGCACCCTCGGCCAGACggatgagaagaaggccgtctcCATCGCCATGTGCAACACCCTGGGCAGCATCGCCAGCATCTACACGCCATACCTCTGGCCCAGCTCGGGCTCGCCGCGTTATCTGACGGCGTGGATCGCCAGCATTGCCTTCTCGGTAGGGGTGATTGTGATTGCTTGGTGGTTGCGGATTTCCCTGCAGcggaagaacaagaagacgaGAGAGCAGCACCCAGAGGAAACGAACTTTTATGTGTATTAA